From one Fimbriimonadaceae bacterium genomic stretch:
- a CDS encoding P-II family nitrogen regulator, whose protein sequence is MKRVEAFVRVNRLEAVKQELEDAGIAGMSCEQVRGYGRQFGRTDKYRGSTYAVNLLPKMKIVVVVRDEELETALESIVRAAQTGEIGDGKIFVSEVMDAVRIRTGERGDAALS, encoded by the coding sequence ATGAAACGCGTCGAGGCCTTCGTCCGCGTCAACCGTCTCGAGGCGGTCAAGCAGGAGCTTGAGGATGCCGGGATCGCCGGGATGAGCTGCGAGCAGGTGCGCGGCTACGGCCGCCAGTTCGGGCGCACCGACAAATACCGGGGAAGCACCTACGCGGTGAATCTGCTCCCCAAGATGAAGATCGTGGTCGTCGTGCGCGACGAGGAGCTCGAGACCGCGCTCGAGAGCATCGTCCGGGCCGCCCAAACGGGAGAAATCGGCGATGGCAAGATCTTCGTCAGCGAAGTGATGGATGCCGTAAGAATCCGGACCGGAGAACGAGGCGACGCCGCGCTGTCTTAG
- a CDS encoding family 10 glycosylhydrolase produces MLALLSIALVPPDLPPLAPREFRAAWVATVDNIDWPSKRDLSTEQAKAELVAILDQAQKIKLNALILQVRPAADALYPSKLEPWSEFLTGAQGRPPSPNWDPLKFAVEEAHKRGLELHAWFNPYRAWHPAAKGKPAPTHISQTTDLAKAYGGYLWLDPGEKRVQDHSIAVMLDVVKRYDLDGVHIDDYFYPYPVKDPSDPEKKRDLPFPDASSYAKYQAGGGKLALGDWRRANVDGFIHRLYTAIKGAKPWVKFGISPFGIYRPGVPQGIQAGIDQYDALYADARKWLVEGWCDYYTPQLYWPIDQKPQSYTVLLDWWKSQNVKKRNLWPGNFTSQILTSAKWPVQEILDQVAATRRALPNRGGNVHFSMKALMNPDKGVAAALMAGPYRDAALIPPSPWLDGKAPATPTVRAVRAGKARTLEIRTKDKDALFAAVYQKQGGKWTLSHVVGCEGSATTGFSPGATSVAVSIIDRCGNEGPRVVLSP; encoded by the coding sequence ATGCTCGCGTTGCTTTCGATCGCCCTCGTCCCGCCCGACCTGCCGCCCCTGGCGCCGCGCGAGTTCCGCGCCGCGTGGGTCGCGACGGTGGACAACATCGACTGGCCCTCCAAGAGGGACCTCTCCACCGAGCAAGCCAAGGCGGAGCTGGTCGCGATTCTCGATCAAGCCCAGAAGATCAAGCTCAACGCCCTCATCCTCCAGGTGCGCCCCGCTGCCGACGCCCTCTATCCGAGCAAGCTGGAGCCCTGGTCCGAGTTCCTGACGGGCGCCCAAGGAAGGCCGCCTTCGCCCAACTGGGATCCCCTGAAGTTCGCCGTCGAAGAGGCGCACAAGCGCGGACTCGAGCTTCACGCCTGGTTCAACCCCTACCGGGCCTGGCACCCGGCCGCCAAGGGCAAACCCGCGCCCACGCACATCTCCCAAACCACGGACCTCGCCAAGGCGTACGGCGGCTATCTCTGGCTCGACCCGGGCGAGAAACGGGTGCAAGACCACTCGATCGCGGTGATGTTGGACGTGGTGAAGCGGTACGACCTCGACGGGGTCCACATCGACGACTACTTCTACCCTTACCCCGTCAAGGACCCGAGCGATCCCGAGAAGAAGAGGGACCTCCCGTTCCCCGACGCCTCCAGCTACGCGAAGTATCAGGCGGGAGGCGGGAAGCTGGCGCTGGGTGACTGGCGGCGAGCCAACGTCGACGGGTTCATCCACCGACTCTACACCGCGATCAAGGGCGCGAAGCCCTGGGTCAAGTTCGGGATCAGCCCGTTCGGCATCTATCGCCCAGGGGTGCCCCAGGGGATCCAGGCGGGCATCGACCAGTACGACGCGCTCTACGCCGACGCGCGCAAGTGGCTGGTCGAAGGGTGGTGCGACTACTACACTCCGCAACTGTACTGGCCGATCGACCAGAAGCCGCAGAGCTACACCGTCCTGCTCGATTGGTGGAAGAGCCAGAACGTCAAGAAGCGGAACCTGTGGCCCGGCAACTTCACCAGCCAGATCCTGACGAGCGCGAAATGGCCGGTTCAGGAGATCCTCGACCAAGTGGCCGCCACGCGACGCGCACTGCCCAACCGCGGGGGCAACGTCCACTTCAGCATGAAGGCGCTGATGAACCCCGACAAGGGGGTGGCCGCCGCGCTCATGGCCGGCCCGTACCGCGACGCCGCGTTGATCCCTCCCTCGCCTTGGCTCGACGGCAAAGCGCCCGCTACGCCGACGGTTCGAGCGGTGCGTGCCGGGAAGGCGCGAACATTGGAGATTCGAACCAAAGACAAAGACGCCCTCTTCGCCGCGGTCTATCAGAAGCAGGGCGGCAAGTGGACGCTTAGCCACGTGGTGGGATGCGAAGGCTCGGCAACGACCGGCTTCAGCCCCGGCGCGACGAGCGTGGCCGTTTCGATCATCGACCGGTGTGGTAACGAGGGGCCGAGAGTCGTCCTTAGTCCTTAG
- a CDS encoding ATP-binding protein: MGSNTFGWKAAAVGAPLLLVAAALLSWSGSVAIRAEWMLLGGAAVLALATSLIFREWRQVELDRREDAWRLELLELESTRQREAVDALADGLEVAILICGAKTQILYANRRARELFGFDDPRGRPIVAVTLSYELEKLVLGAEETGEPQSAELTFSYPEARVARVKAWLAPDGRALVTIIDLTALRHLERVRQDFVANVSHELRTPLSVIRAMAETLLEDPEADEALHETYLAKIVGEVDRLSLIANDLLILGAAESNPVRKQACDVADVFRTSLGQLERKAREKGLEVAYKGPDHCVIPANATQISQVATNLIDNAINYTSQGSVTVALQRREKDVLITVADTGIGIASEHLPRLWERFYRIDKARSRSTGGTGLGLSIVKHIVEVHGGTVSVRSALNEGSTFEVTLPVGDEEATPEV, translated from the coding sequence ATGGGTTCCAACACGTTCGGATGGAAGGCTGCGGCCGTGGGTGCGCCGTTGCTTCTGGTCGCCGCGGCGTTGCTCTCGTGGAGCGGTTCGGTGGCGATCCGTGCCGAATGGATGCTGCTTGGCGGAGCCGCCGTGCTCGCGCTCGCCACTTCTCTGATCTTCCGGGAGTGGCGTCAGGTCGAGTTGGATCGCCGCGAGGATGCGTGGCGGCTCGAGCTCTTGGAGTTGGAGTCCACGCGCCAGCGGGAGGCCGTGGATGCACTCGCGGACGGGCTCGAGGTGGCGATTCTGATCTGCGGGGCCAAAACGCAGATCCTCTACGCGAACCGCCGCGCTCGGGAGCTGTTCGGCTTTGACGATCCGCGAGGGCGCCCCATCGTGGCGGTCACCCTCTCGTACGAGTTGGAGAAGCTCGTGCTTGGCGCCGAGGAGACGGGCGAACCCCAGTCGGCCGAGCTCACGTTCTCCTATCCCGAAGCGAGGGTGGCCCGGGTCAAGGCGTGGCTCGCGCCCGACGGCCGCGCGCTGGTGACGATCATCGACCTTACGGCGCTTCGGCACTTGGAGCGCGTTCGGCAGGACTTCGTGGCCAACGTGTCCCACGAGCTGAGGACTCCGCTCAGCGTCATCCGGGCGATGGCCGAGACCCTTCTCGAGGACCCCGAGGCCGACGAGGCGCTCCACGAAACGTATTTGGCGAAGATCGTAGGGGAGGTCGACCGCCTGTCGCTGATCGCGAACGACCTGCTGATCCTCGGCGCCGCGGAGTCCAACCCCGTCCGCAAGCAGGCGTGCGACGTGGCGGACGTGTTCCGGACGTCGCTCGGCCAACTGGAGCGCAAAGCGCGCGAGAAGGGACTCGAAGTCGCCTACAAGGGGCCGGACCATTGCGTGATCCCCGCGAACGCTACGCAGATCTCCCAGGTTGCGACCAACCTCATCGACAACGCGATCAACTACACGTCGCAGGGATCGGTGACCGTTGCGTTGCAGCGTCGGGAGAAGGACGTGCTGATCACGGTTGCGGACACGGGCATCGGCATCGCCTCCGAGCACCTCCCCCGGCTCTGGGAGCGGTTCTACCGGATCGACAAGGCCCGTTCCCGGTCCACCGGAGGCACCGGACTCGGCCTGAGCATCGTCAAGCACATCGTCGAAGTGCACGGGGGCACGGTCTCCGTCCGTTCCGCGCTCAACGAGGGCTCGACCTTCGAAGTCACGTTGCCGGTTGGGGACGAGGAAGCCACCCCCGAGGTGTAG
- the hslV gene encoding ATP-dependent protease subunit HslV: MIRSTTVVGIRRDGRTALAGDGQVTFGENIVLKHRAKKVRRLASGNVLCGFAGSVADAQALQDRFEAKLESFGGNLKRAAVEFAKEWRTDKILRQLNALMIVADREGMLIVGGDGNVIEPDDGVAGIGSGGAYGVAAARAMLRHSDLDAEAIAREALAIASEICVFTNDSLTVEVL; this comes from the coding sequence ATGATTCGCTCCACCACCGTGGTTGGAATTCGCAGGGACGGCCGAACCGCGCTGGCCGGAGACGGCCAGGTTACGTTCGGCGAAAACATCGTCCTCAAACACCGCGCGAAGAAGGTGCGGCGCCTCGCTTCGGGCAACGTGCTGTGCGGCTTCGCCGGCTCCGTCGCCGACGCCCAGGCCCTGCAGGACCGCTTCGAGGCCAAGCTCGAGTCGTTCGGAGGCAACCTGAAACGCGCCGCGGTCGAGTTCGCAAAGGAGTGGCGCACCGACAAGATCCTGCGCCAGCTCAACGCCCTGATGATCGTCGCCGACCGGGAGGGCATGCTCATCGTCGGCGGCGATGGCAACGTCATCGAACCCGACGACGGCGTGGCCGGCATCGGCTCGGGCGGCGCCTACGGGGTCGCGGCGGCCCGGGCGATGCTGCGGCACAGCGACCTGGATGCCGAGGCCATCGCGCGCGAGGCGCTCGCCATCGCCTCGGAGATCTGCGTGTTCACCAATGACTCGTTGACCGTGGAGGTGCTATGA
- the dnaK gene encoding molecular chaperone DnaK: MGKTIGIDLGTTNSVVAVMEGGEPVVISTAEGSRTLPSVVAFKQNGERLVGVTAKRQAVVNPENTIASIKRFMGHKLSEVKDEAGRVSYKVKAGKNSTVVVHVPALDKDLTPEEVSSMILQKLKADAEAYLGTTVDQAVITVPAYFNDAQRKATKDAGEIAGMKVLRIINEPTAASLAYGLEKKSQEKILVFDLGGGTFDVSILDVGEGVVEVLSTAGDSHLGGDDFDQMIVEWLSAEFKKDQGVDLTKDRAAVQRLREAAERAKIELSSQVSTNINLAYITAVDNEPKHLDMNLTRAKFEELTSALMERVKKPFQQALEDAKIKSKDIDEVILVGGSTRMPQVQDLVRKLTDKEPNRSVNPDEVVAIGAAIQAGVLGGEVKDILLLDVTPLSLGVETQGGIFDKLIDRNTTIPTKKSRTYTTATDNQPEVEIHILQGERPLAKDNKSLGRFHLAGIPPAPARVPQIEVTFDIDANGLLQVSAQDKATGTKQSITITGSGNLNKDEIERMVKEAEANAESDRAAQERAELKNKSEQLCHSVEKTVREAGDKVAESDRTRIEEKVAELRKAVAADEEDPMRQAFAELEAESHALAEQLYRESAGEATSDVPTDEDETATAGVGATEGEVIDADFKEEK, from the coding sequence ATGGGAAAAACGATTGGAATCGATTTAGGAACCACGAACTCCGTGGTGGCGGTGATGGAGGGCGGAGAGCCCGTCGTCATCTCGACGGCAGAGGGCTCGCGCACACTCCCCAGCGTCGTCGCGTTCAAGCAGAACGGCGAACGGCTGGTCGGCGTCACGGCCAAGCGGCAGGCGGTGGTGAACCCGGAGAACACGATCGCGAGCATCAAGCGCTTCATGGGCCACAAGCTCAGCGAAGTGAAGGACGAGGCGGGGCGCGTCAGCTACAAGGTCAAAGCCGGAAAGAACAGCACGGTGGTCGTGCACGTGCCTGCCCTCGACAAGGATTTGACCCCCGAAGAGGTCAGCTCGATGATCCTCCAGAAGCTCAAGGCAGACGCCGAGGCGTATCTGGGCACCACCGTGGACCAGGCGGTCATCACGGTGCCTGCGTACTTCAACGACGCGCAGCGCAAGGCCACGAAGGACGCCGGCGAGATCGCGGGCATGAAGGTGCTGCGCATCATCAACGAGCCGACCGCGGCCTCGCTGGCCTACGGCCTTGAAAAGAAGTCGCAAGAGAAGATCCTGGTGTTCGACCTGGGAGGCGGCACGTTCGACGTGTCCATCCTCGACGTGGGCGAAGGGGTCGTCGAGGTGCTCTCGACGGCTGGCGACAGCCATCTGGGCGGCGACGATTTCGACCAGATGATCGTCGAGTGGCTCTCGGCGGAGTTCAAGAAGGACCAGGGCGTGGATCTCACCAAGGACCGCGCGGCCGTCCAGCGGTTGCGCGAAGCGGCGGAGCGCGCGAAGATCGAGCTGAGCAGCCAGGTCAGCACGAACATCAACCTCGCGTACATCACCGCGGTGGACAACGAGCCCAAGCACCTCGACATGAACCTCACGCGGGCGAAGTTCGAGGAGCTCACCTCCGCGCTGATGGAGCGGGTGAAGAAGCCGTTCCAGCAGGCGCTCGAGGACGCGAAGATCAAGTCGAAGGACATCGACGAGGTGATCCTCGTGGGCGGCTCGACGCGCATGCCCCAGGTGCAGGACCTTGTCCGCAAACTGACGGACAAGGAGCCGAACCGCTCGGTGAACCCGGACGAGGTCGTGGCGATCGGCGCCGCGATCCAGGCGGGCGTGCTCGGCGGCGAGGTCAAGGACATCCTCCTGCTCGACGTGACCCCGCTCAGCCTCGGCGTGGAGACCCAGGGCGGCATCTTCGACAAGCTGATCGACCGCAACACGACGATCCCCACCAAGAAGAGCCGCACCTACACGACCGCGACGGACAACCAGCCGGAGGTGGAGATCCACATCCTGCAGGGCGAGCGCCCGCTGGCGAAGGACAACAAGAGCCTCGGCCGGTTCCACTTGGCGGGCATTCCGCCGGCGCCGGCGCGCGTTCCGCAGATCGAGGTCACGTTCGACATCGACGCGAACGGGTTGCTCCAAGTGAGTGCTCAGGACAAGGCCACCGGCACGAAACAGAGCATCACGATCACCGGCTCGGGCAACCTCAACAAGGATGAGATCGAGCGGATGGTCAAGGAAGCCGAGGCCAACGCCGAGTCCGACCGGGCCGCCCAGGAACGCGCCGAGCTGAAGAACAAGAGCGAGCAGCTCTGCCACTCGGTCGAGAAGACGGTCCGCGAGGCGGGCGACAAGGTTGCGGAGAGCGACCGCACCCGCATCGAGGAGAAGGTCGCGGAGCTGCGCAAAGCCGTCGCCGCCGACGAGGAGGATCCGATGCGCCAGGCCTTCGCCGAGTTGGAAGCCGAGAGCCACGCGCTCGCCGAGCAGCTCTACCGCGAGTCCGCCGGAGAGGCGACCTCGGATGTGCCGACGGATGAGGACGAAACGGCGACCGCGGGAGTGGGAGCGACCGAAGGCGAGGTCATCGACGCCGACTTCAAAGAAGAAAAGTAA
- the galE gene encoding UDP-glucose 4-epimerase GalE: MILVVGGAGYIGSHMCRVLREAGEPHLVFDNFEQGHREALHGSPAFDGDLRRPEDVARVFAEHPIDVVMHFAAYISVGESVREPGKYWRNNTAGVLNLLDAMREADVSKLVFSSTAAIFGEPEYVPIDEDHPKCPTSPYGQSKLAVERMLADFDTAHGLRSVCLRYFNAAGASPEGELGEDHTPEEHLIPLAILAALGRRAGLKIFGTDYPTPDGTCVRDYIHILDLAEAHLLAVRHLRAGGESRRYNLGNGVGFSVREVIDTVERVSGRPVPREDAARRPGDPATLVAASDRIREDWGWKPTYPDLETIVRHAWAWFEAHPQGYRS, translated from the coding sequence ATGATTCTCGTGGTTGGGGGGGCGGGCTACATCGGTTCGCACATGTGCCGGGTGCTGCGCGAGGCTGGGGAGCCGCATCTCGTTTTCGACAACTTCGAGCAGGGCCACCGGGAGGCGCTCCACGGCAGCCCGGCATTCGACGGCGATCTGCGCCGGCCCGAGGATGTGGCCCGCGTGTTCGCCGAACACCCGATCGATGTCGTCATGCACTTTGCGGCCTACATCTCCGTAGGGGAGAGCGTGAGGGAGCCAGGCAAGTACTGGCGCAACAACACCGCGGGCGTGCTCAACCTATTGGACGCGATGCGGGAGGCCGACGTGTCCAAGCTCGTATTCTCCTCGACGGCCGCGATCTTCGGCGAGCCGGAGTATGTGCCGATCGACGAGGACCACCCCAAGTGTCCGACGAGCCCCTACGGCCAGAGCAAGCTTGCCGTCGAACGCATGCTGGCGGACTTCGACACGGCGCACGGCTTGCGCAGCGTGTGCCTGCGCTACTTCAACGCCGCCGGAGCCTCGCCGGAGGGGGAGTTGGGCGAGGACCACACGCCCGAGGAGCACCTGATTCCCCTTGCGATTCTCGCCGCGCTGGGACGGCGCGCGGGGCTGAAGATCTTCGGCACCGACTACCCGACCCCGGACGGCACGTGCGTGCGCGACTACATCCACATCCTCGACCTGGCGGAGGCCCATCTGCTGGCGGTGCGCCACCTGCGTGCGGGCGGCGAGTCCCGTCGTTACAACCTCGGGAACGGGGTTGGGTTTTCGGTTCGCGAGGTGATCGACACGGTTGAGAGGGTGTCGGGTCGGCCCGTACCCCGCGAGGATGCCGCCAGGCGCCCGGGCGACCCGGCAACGCTGGTCGCCGCGAGCGACCGGATTCGGGAGGATTGGGGTTGGAAACCGACCTACCCGGACTTGGAGACGATCGTGCGCCACGCGTGGGCGTGGTTCGAGGCGCATCCCCAGGGGTACCGGAGCTAA